One window of the Anomaloglossus baeobatrachus isolate aAnoBae1 chromosome 12, aAnoBae1.hap1, whole genome shotgun sequence genome contains the following:
- the LOC142257419 gene encoding sodium/potassium-transporting ATPase subunit alpha-2, whose translation MGRGEGREYSPAATNADNGGGKKKQKEMEMDELKKEVTMDDHKLSLEELARKYGTDLTKGHTNTRAAEILAQDGPNALTPPPTTPEWVKFCRQLFGGFSILLWIGAILCFLAYGIQIAMEDEPINDNLYLGVVLAAVVIVTGCFSYYQEAKSSKIMDSFKNMVPQQALVIREGEKLQINAEAVVVGDLVEIKGGDRIPADIRIISSHGCKVDNSSLTGESEPQTRSPEFTHENPLETRNISFFSTNCVEGTARGIVIATGDRTVMGRIATLASGLEVGRTPIAMEIEHFIHIITGVAVFLGVSFFVLSLILGYSWLEAVIFLIGIIVANVPEGLLATVTVCLTLTAKRMARKNCLVKNLEAVETLGSTSTICSDKTGTLTQNRMTVAHMWFDNQIHEADTTEDQSGATFDKRSPTWTALSRIAGLCNRAVFKVGQEKIPISKRDTAGDASESALLKCIELSCGSVRKMRDRSPKVAEIPFNSTNKYQLSVHEREDSPDSHILVMKGAPERILDRCSSIMLHGEEQPLDEEMKEAFQNAYFELGGLGERVLGFCHSFMPADNFPRGFKFDTDEVNFPITNLCFIGLISMIDPPRAAVPDAVGKCRSAGIKVIMVTGDHPITAKAIAKGVGIISEGNETVEDIADRLNIPVSHVNPREAKACVVHGSDLKDMTSEQLDDILKNHTEIVFARTSPQQKLIIVEGCQRQGAIVAVTGDGVNDSPALKKADIGVAMGIAGSDVSKQAADMILLDDNFASIVTGVEEGRLIFDNLKKSIAYTLTSNIPEITPFLLFIIANIPLPLGTVTILCIDLGTDMVPAISLAYEAAESDIMKRQPRNPRTDKLVNERLISMAYGQIGMIQALGGFFTYFVILAENGFLPAQLLGIRLDWDDRSNNAVEDSYGQEWTYEQRKVVEFTCHTAFFASIVVVQWADLIICKTRRNSVFQQGMKNKILIFGLLEETALAAFLSYCPGMDVALRMYPLKVTWWFCAFPYSLLIFVYDEVRKLILRRDPGGWVEKESYY comes from the exons GAGGGTCGGGAGTACTCGCCCGCCGCAACCAATGCGGACAATGGAGGGGGCAAGAAAAAGCAGAAAGAGATGGAAATGGATGAGCTCAAGAAGGAAGTCACTATG GATGACCATAAACTTTCACTTGAAGAATTGGCACGAAAATATGGCACCGACCTCACAAAG GGTCACACAAACACCCGTGCTGCCGAAATCCTTGCACAAGATGGTCCCAATGCTCTCACACCTCCTCCCACCACCCCAGAATGGGTAAAGttttgccggcagctgtttggtggATTCTCCATTTTGCTGTGGATTGGAGCCATCCTTTGCTTCCTCGCCTATGGAATCCAGATCGCCATGGAGGACGAACCCATCAACGACAAT CTGTATCTGGGGGTGGTCCTGGCTGCTGTTGTCATAGTCACTGGATGCTTTTCTTACTACCAAGAAGCAAAAAGTTCCAAGATCATGGACTCCTTCAAGAACATGGTCCCCCAG CAAGCTCTTGTAATTCGCGAAGGGGAGAAGCTGCAGATTAATGCAGAAGCCGTGGTAGTTGGTGACTTGGTAGAGATCAAAGGAGGTGACCGTATTCCTGCAGACATCAGGATCATCTCTTCCCACGGATGCAAG GTGGATAACTCCTCATTGACCGGAGAATCAGAACCTCAGACTCGCTCCCCAGAATTCACCCATGAAAATCCTCTAGAGACCAGAAATATCTCCTTCTTCTCGACAAACTGTGTGGAAG GGACAGCTCGGGGTATTGTCATAGCAACAGGAGACCGCACAGTAATGGGTCGTATTGCAACCCTGGCTTCAGGCTTAGAAGTAGGCCGCACTCCTATCGCCATGGAGATAGAGCACTTTATTCACATCATCACCGGAGTGGCTGTCTTCCTTGGTGTCTCCTTTTTCGTCCTTTCCCTCATCCTCGGTTACTCTTGGCTGGAAGCCGTCATATTTCTTATTGGCATCATAGTGGCAAACGTGCCTGAGGGTCTCCTGGCCACAGTCACG GTGTGCTTAACCCTGACGGCTAAGAGGATGGCTCGTAAGAATTGCCTTGTGAAGAACCTGGAAGCTGTGGAGACTTTGGGTTCTACGTCAACCATCTGCTCTGATAAGACAGGAACCCTGACCCAGAACCGAATGACTGTGGCCCATATGTGGTTTGACAACCAAATTCACGAGGCGGACACAACAGAGGACCAGTCAG GGGCCACCTTTGATAAACGATCTCCAACTTGGACAGCTCTGTCTCGAATTGCTGGACTTTGTAACCGCGCCGTATTTAAAGTGGGTCAGGAAAAGATTCCCATCTCCAAG AGGGACACTGCTGGGGATGCATCGGAGTCGGCTCTTCTGAAGTGCATTGAACTTTCCTGTGGGTCagtgaggaagatgagagacaggaGCCCGAAAGTGGCAGAGATCCCCTTCAATTCGACCAACAAATATCAG TTATCCGTTCATGAACGTGAGGACAGTCCTGACAGCCACATTCTGGTCATGAAGGGGGCACCTGAAAGAATCCTGGACCGTTGCTCATCTATTATGTTACACGGAGAGGAACAACCTCTAGACGAGGAGATGAAAGAAGCCTTCCAAAATGCTTACTTTGAACTAGGAGGACTGGGCGAGAGAGTTTTGG GGTTCTGCCACAGTTTTATGCCAGCTGACAACTTCCCACGTGGATTCAAGTTCGACACCGATGAAGTTAACTTCCCCATCACCAACCTATGCTTCATAGGGCTAATTTCTATGATAGATCCACCTAGAGCTGCTGTACCTGATGCTGTTGGCAAGTGTCGCAGCGCTGGCATCAAG GTCATCATGGTAACTGGAGACCATCCCATTACTGCTAAAGCGATTGCCAAAGGTGTCGGTATCATCTCTGAAGGGAATGAGACAGTAGAGGACATTGCGGACCGGCTTAACATTCCAGTTAGCCACGTCAATCCCAG GGAAGCCAAAGCTTGTGTGGTCCATGGCTCGGACCTGAAGGACATGACCTCAGAGCAGCTGGACGACATACTGAAGAACCACACCGAGATTGTTTTCGCTCGCACGTCTCCACAGCAGAAACTGATCATCGTGGAGGGTTGTCAGAGACAG GGCGCTATAGTGGCTGTGACAGGTGATGGTGTCAATGACTCTCCAGCCCTGAAGAAGGCCGATATCGGGGTGGCCATGGGCATAGCAGGGTCTGACGTCTCCAAGCAAGCTGCTGACATGATCCTCCTGGACGATAACTTTGCTTCCATTGTGACTGGAGTGGAGGAAG gaCGTCTGATTTTTGACAACTTGAAAAAATCCATCGCTTACACACTGACCAGTAACATCCCGGAGATCACACCATTCTTACTCTTCATCATCGCTAATATCCCACTTCCTCTGGGCACAGTTACCATTTTGTGCATCGATCTGGGTACAGACATG gtACCTGCAATCTCCCTGGCATATGAAGCTGCTGAAAGTGACATCATGAAGAGACAACCACGGAACCCGCGGACCGACAAACTGGTGAACGAGCGTCTAATCAGCATGGCGTACGGACAAATTG GTATGATCCAGGCCCTAGGTGGCTTCTTCACCTACTTTGTAATTCTGGCGGAGAACGGTTTCCTGCCCGCTCAGCTGCTGGGTATACGACTGGACTGGGACGACCGCTCAAATAATGCCGTAGAAGACAGTTACGGGCAGGAATGG ACCTATGAGCAGCGGAAAGTGGTGGAGTTTACGTGTCACACCGCGTTTTTCGCCAGCATCGTGGTGGTCCAGTGGGCCGATCTGATCATCTGTAAAACCAGAAGGAACTCTGTCTTCCAGCAAGGCATGAA GAACAAGATTTTGATATTTGGCCTCCTGGAGGAGACTGCGCTTGCTGCATTTCTGTCCTACTGCCCTGGAATGGATGTGGCGCTCCGGATGTATCCACTGAA GGTGACATGGTGGTTCTGTGCCTTCCCATACAGTCTGCTCATCTTTGTGTATGATGAAGTCCGCAAACTAATCCTACGCCGTGACCCAGGAG GATGGGTGGAGAAGGAGTCCTACTATTAG